From a region of the Thiomicrorhabdus sp. genome:
- a CDS encoding DUF5666 domain-containing protein, with product MFIFTALCNYLSYRFFNLKKALVVITAALLLSACQLTPTEVKTASNSGFGGTGKTADQTTQVAKTSGFGGTGQVASNSGFGGTGIIGTITEFGSIWVNGVEVEYSKNVKVTSNLSTKETLQLGQQVVVETELGHKQPWANTIQVFYPLAGLVEKVEDNLIVVDGHTVIINKQTRIADGLNVKAGEMVAVNGYPDNDNRWVATRLSYNTESKHIYQVIPDVHFSNKVNNVIIETNKTQLSDWNKVFSGLNINLIENSGNHKMNQKYLLKADVNNGKITGYHLHDYYRMVKNQKVKQDGEFNNLKEIPKMPKGGQIKKPLEPLEIKEAHETLIEQKTIIQNQLEQMYQLQEIKDNIQNINELRSQMPLKK from the coding sequence ATGTTCATCTTTACTGCCCTTTGCAATTATTTGTCATACCGTTTTTTTAACTTAAAAAAAGCACTTGTTGTTATAACAGCGGCCTTATTATTAAGTGCTTGTCAGTTAACACCAACTGAGGTTAAAACAGCCTCTAACTCTGGATTTGGTGGTACTGGAAAAACAGCCGATCAAACCACTCAAGTCGCCAAAACCTCAGGTTTTGGTGGAACTGGTCAAGTAGCATCTAACTCTGGATTTGGAGGTACTGGTATCATTGGTACTATTACCGAATTTGGCAGTATTTGGGTTAATGGTGTTGAAGTTGAATACAGCAAAAACGTTAAGGTAACATCAAACCTCTCAACTAAAGAGACCCTACAACTTGGACAACAAGTGGTGGTTGAGACTGAGCTCGGTCATAAACAACCTTGGGCAAATACAATTCAAGTATTTTATCCTTTAGCAGGCCTGGTAGAAAAAGTTGAAGATAATTTAATTGTAGTTGATGGACATACTGTAATCATTAACAAGCAAACCCGTATTGCGGATGGCCTTAATGTTAAAGCAGGCGAAATGGTTGCTGTAAATGGATATCCTGATAATGATAACCGTTGGGTTGCGACAAGATTAAGCTACAACACAGAAAGCAAGCATATTTATCAAGTAATTCCTGATGTGCATTTTTCTAATAAAGTAAATAACGTTATTATTGAAACCAATAAAACACAGCTTTCTGATTGGAATAAAGTTTTCTCGGGACTTAATATTAATCTTATTGAGAACTCTGGAAATCACAAAATGAATCAAAAATATCTGTTAAAAGCAGATGTAAATAATGGAAAAATAACTGGTTATCATCTGCATGATTATTATCGAATGGTAAAAAATCAAAAGGTTAAACAAGACGGTGAATTTAACAATTTGAAAGAAATACCAAAAATGCCCAAAGGTGGCCAAATAAAAAAGCCTCTGGAGCCTCTAGAAATCAAAGAGGCTCATGAAACTCTTATAGAACAAAAAACGATAATACAAAACCAATTGGAGCAGATGTATCAA